One window of Leguminivora glycinivorella isolate SPB_JAAS2020 chromosome 9, LegGlyc_1.1, whole genome shotgun sequence genomic DNA carries:
- the LOC125229922 gene encoding mucin-2-like — MKFLIVSCFVAVVVAELPSPPRFRPARFRSQRQELAPTTTDSPTEATTTDGAPYPASGWKPEQPFTLPNEAEAAAPYPAAGWKPAQPFTLPNEPPATNYGVPDTSYGAPDNTYGAPTTDATPTENPEAEKLEGPVEVQKSIGTYYVLLPNGELQEVRFMTENDVQNMKYTARLQLQNRAPLFVFRP, encoded by the coding sequence ATGAAGTTCCTCATCGTTTCTTGTTTCGTTGCCGTAGTGGTGGCCGAGCTGCCTTCGCCGCCTCGCTTCAGACCAGCGAGGTTCAGGTCGCAAAGGCAAGAGCTGGCTCCCACAACGACTGATTCACCTACAGAAGCAACGACTACAGACGGTGCACCTTACCCTGCTTCGGGTTGGAAGCCTGAACAGCCTTTTACGCTTCCGAATGAAGCCGAAGCAGCTGCTCCTTACCCAGCAGCAGGTTGGAAACCAGCACAGCCTTTTACCCTCCCTAACGAGCCACCAGCTACCAACTACGGAGTCCCTGACACAAGTTACGGAGCACCTGACAACACCTATGGTGCACCTACCACTGATGCCACGCCTACAGAGAATCCTGAAGCTGAGAAGTTAGAAGGTCCAGTGGAAGTACAGAAGAGCATTGGCACTTACTACGTGTTGCTTCCCAATGGAGAGCTGCAGGAAGTGAGGTTTATGACGGAGAATGATGTACAGAACATGAAGTACACCGCGAGACTGCAGCTGCAGAACAGGGCCCCGCTGTTTGTGT